CTGACTTTTAATCAGAGGGTCGCTGGTTCGAACCCAGCACGGCTCATCCTTAATGAAACAAGCAAAGAAAATACTTTGCTTGTTTTTTTATGTCGTAATTTGTATAAAAAAAGATAAACTACTTAGCACAAGTAGTTTATCTTTTTCACCTATGATTATATCGTAGTTGCTTCTGGTTCTAGTCTTGCATATGAGTTTGTAATATTATTTAACAAAACAAAAGACTTAGAATTTTCTGCTAAAAATCCTGATTCTACCAAATTTCTACAAAGGTGTGTGACGGAACGAACGGATAAGTTAGAATAATTAGCAATAATTTTTTTGGTGAAACATTTTGGAATACGTAATGCACCTTCTTTTTCACTCCCAAAATATTTCCCTATTTGTTTTAACGAATCTTTCAAACGACTTTCCCCGTTCCCCCGCATTAAATTACATTTTTCAATTAGAACATTTTCGTGATTTCGATTATTAAGATATAAATAGAGCCACCCCTCTTGCATCCCAATAATCGAGCAAATTATATCTTCTTTATCAAATTCGTATGCCGTAATTGTTTCGATTACTCTAGCAGTGTAGACATTTGCTTCTGCCATAAAATAATCGTTTAATCCGGCAATTTGGTTTGAGCCTAAAAAACTTATAACATTTTTGTTCTTCTCTAATGAAACAATCCCTTTTTCAATAAAATAAACCTTCGTATTTATCGTATCTTCTGTTAGTAAAATCATGTTGGTTGGTATTCTTGTTTTTTTATAAGGGATTCTGTTATCGATTAAAGTTTGCAAGAAGCTAGCATAACCAAATTCTTCTTCCAAAATTTTTTTACTATACAAATCTTCAAATACCGATTGCATTTATTGTCATCTCATTTCTATTTTGTGTTATTAGCAAATAGTTTTATAATGCGATGAGTGGCTTCTTACAAGTGATGATACTACCAAACACTTTTAAAAGGAACCCAACAAAAAAACAAAACTTCCTACTTTCCTCATCAATTTTTGACTTTTTCGTCACAATTGAATTTTACTCACATTATAAATTATTGTGTAAGTTTCTTTTGATACTTCTATTATAAGCCGAGTCACATTTCGCCTATTCTTCCACTAAAATCTCCCAGGCAACTTTTCTGTTAAAATAGTACCTTCCTAAATACCATTTTAAGAGCATAACTTCTATTTTTTCATGTTTAACGCGATATTTTGAACTATTTGTGAAAGTTTTTAATTCAAATTTTTGTTCTTCTTGACTTATGTTTATGCGAAAATGTTCTGCTGGGAGAATAAGTTTTATGCGCTTATATTACGGGAAACGAATGGCATAAGGGGGAATCGGTATGTATTTAAAAGAAACATTGGATCAATTTGCTTCAATAGATAATATTCTCAAACTGCTCAAGAAAAATCCGAGCTTTAATAAACACTGTATACAAGAGCGGCTCCCACAAAAAACAATTATCACAACCAATAAACAACGAAAATATATCTATATAATAGAAGAAGGTTTTATGAAACTAATATTTGATGAAAATAAACCGCGTGATTTTTCTTATATTTTATCTAAAGGCGCGCTTCCTTTTTTGCCGGTATACACAGAGGACATACCCCAGCATATAAAAATGGTCGCCCTCACAGATATCGTATGGTGGAAAATTGATATTGGCTTCTTTAAGAGCACGATGGAATTTGAAGATCCGCAGAATTATCTCATGCTCCATCAATTAGCGGAAACTAGAAAAAGATTTTACATTATTGCTTATCAAGAAAAACTGACTTCACGCGAGAGCATTTATTATTCTTTAAACACACTAATTGAGCTTGGTTTACGTATCTCTGAAAAAGTAGTAGAACTTCCAGGATTTTTAACCTACCAAATCCTTGCAGACCATGCGAATACTTCTAAAAGTTACACGTCCAAAGTGCTGGGATATTTACGTCAAGAAGGGATTTTAGAATCACAAAAAAAGCCCTGGCGCATTAACGATGTCCAGAAGCTTCAACAATTAATTGAGACAGATGTTCCACTTGTAAAAATACAAAAAACTAAGAGCTAACTTGCGCTCTTAGTTTTTTAAAATTAAATTAGTTCACTTCGCCAAGCTGGCGTTTTTGCTTGTTGATATTTTTCCACTTGAC
The sequence above is drawn from the Listeria monocytogenes genome and encodes:
- a CDS encoding Crp/Fnr family transcriptional regulator, giving the protein MQSVFEDLYSKKILEEEFGYASFLQTLIDNRIPYKKTRIPTNMILLTEDTINTKVYFIEKGIVSLEKNKNVISFLGSNQIAGLNDYFMAEANVYTARVIETITAYEFDKEDIICSIIGMQEGWLYLYLNNRNHENVLIEKCNLMRGNGESRLKDSLKQIGKYFGSEKEGALRIPKCFTKKIIANYSNLSVRSVTHLCRNLVESGFLAENSKSFVLLNNITNSYARLEPEATTI